A single genomic interval of Granulicella tundricola MP5ACTX9 harbors:
- a CDS encoding DedA family protein, with protein sequence MSEKIIALLIAAIAAGGYASVVLLMALQSACVPIPSEVIMPFAGYALAHSQMDLIILATLASFASNLGSIPAYWAGAKGGRPMVEKYGSYVLLSHHDLDLVDGFFVRFGSMAVLIGRMLPIVRTFIAFPAGVAKMNQFRFHLYTFIGSWPWCYALAYIGMKLGRQFETNPAFKSAFHRFHLGVEAFLLVGIIWFVASHWKNRIRTA encoded by the coding sequence ATGTCTGAAAAAATCATTGCCCTCCTGATTGCCGCCATCGCCGCCGGCGGCTACGCCAGCGTAGTCCTGCTCATGGCTCTCCAATCGGCCTGCGTTCCCATCCCGTCTGAGGTCATCATGCCCTTCGCCGGGTACGCCCTGGCCCACTCTCAGATGGACCTCATCATCCTGGCGACGCTGGCCTCCTTCGCCTCCAACCTAGGCTCGATTCCCGCATACTGGGCCGGTGCCAAAGGCGGACGCCCGATGGTCGAAAAATACGGCAGCTACGTCCTGCTCAGCCATCATGACCTGGACCTCGTCGACGGCTTCTTCGTGCGTTTCGGCTCTATGGCCGTATTGATCGGACGGATGCTCCCCATCGTTCGCACGTTCATCGCCTTCCCCGCGGGCGTGGCGAAGATGAACCAGTTCCGCTTCCACCTCTATACCTTCATCGGCTCGTGGCCCTGGTGCTACGCGCTGGCGTACATCGGGATGAAGCTGGGCCGGCAGTTTGAGACCAATCCGGCCTTCAAATCGGCCTTCCACCGCTTTCATCTGGGCGTGGAAGCCTTCCTGCTGGTCGGAATCATCTGGTTCGTCGCCTCCCACTGGAAGAACCGCATCCGCACCGCGTAA
- the yihA gene encoding ribosome biogenesis GTP-binding protein YihA/YsxC: MRFTPEFMLSATNEAHFPVEAKTYNAPEIAFLGRSNVGKSSLINALLGSKQAHTSSTPGRTRAINFFALHEGSGDKKKIRPSMIFADLPGYGYAKISRSISAEWPSFIEPYLAERETLALAVCLVDTNIPPQPNDSQLIEFFKAMLKPYLVVGTKSDRISGNVLAKSLAALKKAHGVSEILPVSTKTEAGTKELWSRLQSVME; encoded by the coding sequence ATGCGGTTTACACCTGAATTTATGTTGTCGGCGACGAACGAGGCGCACTTCCCTGTTGAGGCGAAGACATATAACGCGCCTGAGATCGCTTTTCTGGGCCGGTCCAATGTGGGCAAGAGCTCGCTGATCAATGCGCTGCTGGGGTCCAAGCAGGCTCATACCTCCTCCACGCCGGGACGGACGCGGGCGATCAACTTCTTTGCGCTGCATGAGGGGTCGGGCGATAAGAAGAAGATTCGCCCAAGCATGATCTTTGCCGATCTGCCGGGGTATGGGTATGCCAAGATCTCGCGGTCGATCTCCGCGGAGTGGCCTTCGTTTATCGAGCCCTATCTGGCTGAGCGGGAGACGCTGGCGCTGGCGGTTTGCCTGGTGGATACGAATATTCCTCCGCAGCCGAACGACTCGCAGTTGATCGAGTTCTTCAAGGCGATGCTGAAGCCTTACCTGGTGGTGGGGACCAAGTCGGATAGGATTTCTGGGAATGTGCTGGCGAAGTCGCTGGCTGCGCTGAAGAAGGCGCATGGAGTGAGCGAGATTCTGCCGGTTTCGACGAAGACCGAGGCCGGGACGAAAGAGCTTTGGAGCCGGTTGCAGAGTGTAATGGAGTAG
- a CDS encoding inositol-3-phosphate synthase, which yields MSNTPAANTEAASIKPHTGKLGVMIPGMGAVATTLIAGVEAIRRGLAKPIGSLTQMGTIRLGKRTDNNSPLIKDFAGLCPLEDLVFTGWDIFGGNLYDAAKTAQVLDRDQLEEIRPFLESIEPMPAVFDQHYVKRLTGQKIKVGKNKCDLANQIRNDIAEFKTKTDRQIMIWCGSTEIYLEQTAVHQTLEAFEKGLVDNDPGISPSMMYAWAALKEGIPFANGAPNLTVDIPALQELSKKMNAPICGKDFKTGQTFIKTVLAPAFKTRMLGVAGWYSTNILGNRDGEVLDDPESFKTKEVSKLGVLEHIFQPELHPDLYKDLYHKVRINYYPPRGDNKEGWDNIDIFGWLGYPMQIKVDFLCRDSILAAPLALDLVLFMDLAARSEKLKGIGIQEWLSFYFKDPDTAPGVYPEHDLFIQSMKLKNTLRHIMGQDLITHLGLDYYGD from the coding sequence ATGTCTAACACCCCCGCCGCGAACACTGAAGCGGCCAGCATCAAGCCTCACACTGGAAAACTTGGCGTCATGATTCCCGGCATGGGAGCCGTCGCCACCACCCTCATCGCAGGCGTCGAAGCCATCCGCCGCGGTCTCGCCAAGCCCATCGGCTCCCTGACGCAGATGGGAACCATCCGCCTCGGCAAGCGCACGGACAACAACTCCCCGCTCATCAAGGACTTTGCCGGCCTCTGCCCGCTGGAAGACCTGGTCTTCACCGGCTGGGATATCTTCGGCGGCAACCTCTACGACGCAGCCAAGACCGCACAGGTGCTCGACCGCGACCAGCTTGAAGAGATCCGTCCCTTCCTCGAGTCCATCGAGCCCATGCCCGCCGTCTTCGACCAGCACTACGTCAAGCGCCTCACGGGCCAGAAGATCAAAGTCGGCAAGAACAAGTGCGATCTCGCCAACCAGATCCGCAACGACATCGCCGAGTTCAAGACCAAGACCGATCGCCAGATCATGATCTGGTGCGGCTCCACCGAGATCTATCTCGAGCAGACCGCCGTCCACCAGACCCTCGAAGCCTTCGAGAAGGGTCTCGTCGACAACGACCCCGGCATCTCCCCCTCGATGATGTACGCCTGGGCCGCCCTCAAGGAAGGCATTCCCTTCGCCAACGGCGCACCCAACCTCACCGTCGACATTCCTGCCCTGCAGGAGCTCTCGAAGAAGATGAACGCACCCATCTGCGGCAAGGACTTCAAGACCGGCCAGACCTTCATCAAGACGGTTCTCGCGCCTGCCTTCAAGACCCGCATGCTCGGCGTAGCGGGCTGGTATTCGACGAACATCCTCGGCAACCGCGACGGCGAAGTCCTCGACGATCCCGAATCCTTCAAGACCAAGGAAGTCTCGAAGCTCGGCGTATTGGAACACATCTTCCAGCCTGAGCTTCACCCTGACCTGTACAAGGATCTTTACCACAAGGTTCGCATCAACTATTACCCGCCCCGTGGTGATAATAAAGAGGGTTGGGATAACATCGATATCTTCGGTTGGCTCGGCTACCCGATGCAGATCAAGGTTGACTTCCTCTGCCGCGACTCCATCCTTGCCGCTCCGCTGGCGCTCGACCTGGTCCTCTTCATGGACCTCGCCGCCCGCTCGGAGAAGCTGAAGGGAATCGGCATCCAGGAGTGGCTCAGCTTCTACTTCAAGGACCCTGACACCGCCCCCGGCGTCTACCCGGAGCACGATCTCTTCATCCAGTCCATGAAGCTGAAGAACACCCTCCGCCACATCATGGGCCAGGACCTCATCACCCACCTCGGCCTCGACTACTACGGCGACTAA
- a CDS encoding chlorite dismutase family protein: MADFIPPKNEVPERRVTEKAIASASGERPAYRPEGAGVEPVARPASPYGAHKEGPPAKRQIVCFSFYKVQPKWRRLPAHEKQAHKDAFVEVLNRWNKPGEFLSLTYSTVGTRGDVDMCVWSIGYAIDELNQMRSELMSTPLGGYLDSPHNFLAMTKRSQYQIDRPDESEGEGRGAIRPGGQKYIFIYPFWKTRPWYLLSATERKRLMDEHIRIGLMYPRVKLNTTYSFGIDDQEFVVAFETNFPEDFLDLVQQLRETEISLYTLEDTPIFSCVRLQPMEMLNRLG; encoded by the coding sequence ATGGCAGATTTCATCCCTCCCAAGAATGAAGTACCGGAGCGCAGAGTGACAGAGAAAGCAATTGCATCGGCGTCGGGCGAGCGCCCGGCTTATCGGCCTGAAGGTGCGGGTGTTGAGCCGGTGGCTCGTCCGGCCAGTCCGTATGGCGCGCACAAGGAAGGGCCTCCTGCCAAGCGGCAGATCGTCTGCTTCAGCTTCTACAAAGTTCAACCGAAGTGGCGTCGGCTCCCGGCCCATGAAAAGCAGGCGCATAAGGATGCGTTTGTTGAAGTGCTCAACCGGTGGAACAAGCCGGGTGAGTTTCTTTCGCTGACCTACTCCACCGTGGGCACACGGGGCGATGTGGATATGTGCGTTTGGTCCATCGGCTATGCGATCGATGAGCTGAACCAGATGCGCAGTGAGCTGATGAGCACGCCGCTGGGCGGGTATCTCGACTCTCCGCATAACTTCCTGGCGATGACGAAGCGGTCGCAGTACCAGATCGATCGTCCGGACGAGAGTGAAGGCGAAGGCCGCGGCGCGATCCGGCCCGGCGGGCAGAAGTACATTTTCATCTATCCGTTCTGGAAGACACGTCCGTGGTATCTGCTGAGCGCGACGGAGCGGAAGCGGTTGATGGATGAGCATATCCGCATCGGCCTGATGTATCCGCGCGTGAAGCTGAATACGACGTACTCGTTCGGGATCGACGACCAGGAGTTTGTGGTAGCGTTCGAGACCAACTTCCCGGAGGACTTTCTTGACCTTGTGCAGCAGCTTCGGGAGACTGAGATCTCGCTCTACACGCTGGAGGACACGCCGATCTTCAGCTGCGTGAGATTGCAGCCGATGGAGATGCTCAACCGCCTTGGGTAA